Proteins encoded by one window of Marixanthomonas sp. SCSIO 43207:
- a CDS encoding helix-hairpin-helix domain-containing protein: MNSLKSHFAFNRSQRSGILLLSLFILILFGIYHFVDFSETSSFDTSSPEIVAIQQELESITKAELENKKPKIFPFNPNFITDYKAYTLGLSTEEYDRLKNFRSKDKWINSVVDFKRVTQVSDSVLAQISPYFKFPDWVTNPKPKKKSFSNFTAEKPYAQKIDLNTATKEQLQRVSGIGEAYSDRIVKYRSKLGGFTDDVQLYNVYGLDTAVVKRALKQFTVKTPREIEKMNINTASASDIATIPSISFELAKKIWEFRKLRERLENITELQKLEGLSQSKLQLIQLYLYAE, from the coding sequence ATGAACTCTTTAAAATCCCACTTCGCGTTCAATAGATCTCAACGAAGTGGGATTTTACTATTATCACTATTTATTCTTATTTTATTTGGGATTTATCATTTTGTAGATTTTTCTGAAACCTCTTCTTTTGATACCAGTTCTCCTGAAATAGTAGCTATTCAGCAAGAACTAGAATCCATTACAAAAGCAGAACTTGAAAATAAAAAACCTAAAATATTTCCATTTAACCCAAATTTTATCACCGATTATAAAGCATATACCCTAGGGCTTTCAACCGAAGAGTATGACCGTCTCAAAAATTTCAGAAGTAAAGATAAATGGATAAACTCAGTTGTAGACTTTAAACGTGTTACACAAGTTTCAGATTCGGTTTTAGCTCAAATAAGTCCGTATTTTAAATTTCCAGATTGGGTTACAAACCCAAAACCTAAAAAGAAATCTTTTTCAAATTTTACTGCTGAAAAACCGTATGCTCAAAAAATTGATTTAAATACCGCGACAAAAGAACAGTTGCAACGAGTAAGTGGGATAGGTGAGGCGTATAGCGATAGAATAGTAAAATATAGAAGTAAGTTGGGAGGTTTTACAGATGATGTACAATTATACAATGTGTACGGTCTTGATACAGCAGTAGTAAAACGAGCTTTAAAACAATTTACCGTAAAAACCCCTCGTGAAATTGAAAAAATGAATATTAATACTGCATCTGCTTCAGATATAGCTACTATACCGAGCATTTCTTTTGAACTTGCAAAAAAGATTTGGGAATTCAGAAAATTGCGGGAACGACTTGAAAATATAACCGAATTACAGAAATTAGAAGGGCTCTCACAAAGCAAATTACAGCTAATTCAGTTATATTTGTACGCAGAGTAA
- a CDS encoding acyl-CoA dehydrogenase family protein codes for MSSMYFTEEHDFFRKSFQDFLQKEVVPHIEKWEKTGTIDRFIWEKFGEMGYFGINYPEKYGGMDLDLFYTVIFLEELQKVNSGGFAAAMWAHAYLAMTHLNKEGNHEQKEKYLAPSISGEKIGCLCITEPFGGSDVGGMRTTAVKKGDSYIINGSKTFITNGVYSDYLIVAAKTAPEKGNKGISIFVVDRDVKGISATKLDKLGWRASDTGEIAFDDVEIPAENLMGEENKGFPYIMQHFALERLIMGINAHARSEFALEYTKQYMQDRVAFGKPISKFQALRHRVAQLTSEVEVCKTFNYVTAKRLDQGEYVVKEATMSKLISTKVSDEVMYDCLQFLGGYGYMEDYPLARLARDSRLGPIGGGTSEILREIIAKMVMDGKEYKPAT; via the coding sequence ATGAGTAGCATGTACTTTACAGAAGAACACGATTTTTTCAGAAAAAGCTTTCAAGACTTTTTACAAAAAGAGGTAGTCCCACACATTGAAAAGTGGGAAAAAACCGGAACCATAGATCGCTTTATCTGGGAAAAATTTGGAGAAATGGGCTATTTTGGGATTAACTACCCAGAAAAATATGGAGGAATGGATCTTGACCTTTTCTATACAGTAATATTTCTGGAAGAATTACAAAAAGTAAACTCTGGCGGGTTTGCAGCAGCAATGTGGGCACACGCTTACTTAGCAATGACACATTTAAATAAAGAAGGTAATCACGAACAAAAAGAAAAATACTTAGCTCCTAGTATTTCAGGTGAAAAGATTGGTTGTCTTTGTATAACCGAACCCTTTGGAGGAAGTGATGTAGGTGGTATGAGAACTACAGCTGTAAAAAAAGGGGATTCATATATTATAAATGGGTCAAAAACTTTTATTACCAATGGTGTGTATAGTGACTATTTAATTGTAGCCGCAAAAACAGCTCCTGAAAAGGGTAATAAAGGAATAAGCATTTTTGTAGTTGATCGAGATGTGAAAGGAATCTCGGCTACTAAGCTTGATAAATTAGGTTGGCGAGCTAGTGACACCGGAGAAATAGCCTTTGATGATGTAGAAATTCCAGCTGAAAATTTAATGGGAGAAGAAAATAAAGGATTTCCATACATTATGCAGCATTTTGCACTGGAAAGATTAATAATGGGAATCAACGCTCACGCAAGAAGTGAATTTGCTCTAGAATATACCAAGCAGTATATGCAAGACCGTGTAGCTTTTGGCAAACCTATTTCAAAATTTCAAGCGCTGCGTCATCGAGTTGCCCAATTAACCAGTGAAGTAGAAGTGTGTAAAACATTTAATTATGTAACTGCCAAAAGACTTGACCAGGGTGAATACGTAGTAAAAGAAGCTACAATGTCAAAGTTGATTTCAACCAAGGTTTCAGATGAGGTAATGTATGACTGCCTTCAATTTTTAGGAGGATATGGTTATATGGAAGATTATCCATTAGCAAGATTGGCTCGTGACAGTAGGTTAGGACCTATAGGTGGAGGAACATCAGAAATACTTCGCGAAATTATTGCCAAAATGGTAATGGATGGGAAGGAGTACAAACCGGCAACTTAA
- a CDS encoding carboxypeptidase-like regulatory domain-containing protein produces the protein MRPSLLKYSFCIICCLFSLQIFSQTEIKGKVVDFTQLLPIESASVYVQNSTIGTITNSDGKFSLTVPQKHVNDTLVISSIGFKSYKTTVAEFDGSVDIFLEEDIASLDEVMIVAETRPKTGNDIVLRAIEELPDNMPEQPYLQKGFLRHKERNKKEFKWLIEAALTVYDSGYASGAKNNLKINIDEIRKSYDLRDVDSLFAYASYLKYNVGGINVRSKKLNRDTIKTASLIEAIKWNDERVNGMDNLFKEKLNLVRNATTKNALLGDDVLKTHQFKLDTVLVENDRKLYKIKIFEGEEYVGLNTKNIYNEGFHPKGWIYIYWDTYAFKKIEYELVAASSAQKRRSKSLFDTLVNHKLVLDYKEYNEKMYPSYMYYETPKLVQVGNRSSDIIEEDKAQANKEEQFYYTVQELLFTEIIQDEEAVQQKLQEKWSSDIFVSKPYNASFWKNYNVLLESEEEDQLIKDLSKRASLYKQ, from the coding sequence ATGAGACCTTCACTTCTGAAATACAGTTTTTGTATTATCTGCTGTTTGTTCAGTTTGCAAATATTTTCTCAAACTGAAATAAAAGGAAAAGTAGTAGATTTTACACAACTGTTACCTATTGAAAGTGCTAGTGTATACGTTCAAAATTCAACCATTGGGACTATAACCAATTCAGACGGTAAGTTTTCATTGACTGTTCCTCAAAAACATGTAAATGATACGCTTGTAATTTCTTCTATTGGATTTAAAAGTTATAAAACAACTGTTGCCGAATTTGATGGTTCTGTAGATATTTTTTTGGAAGAAGATATCGCATCACTGGACGAAGTCATGATTGTAGCAGAAACGAGGCCCAAAACCGGAAATGATATTGTGCTTCGAGCTATTGAAGAGCTGCCAGACAATATGCCAGAACAGCCTTACCTGCAAAAAGGTTTCTTAAGACATAAAGAACGTAACAAGAAAGAGTTTAAATGGCTCATTGAAGCTGCGCTCACTGTTTATGATTCAGGATATGCTTCGGGAGCAAAGAACAACCTAAAAATTAATATTGATGAAATACGTAAAAGTTATGATTTACGTGATGTAGATAGTTTATTTGCGTATGCGTCTTATTTAAAATACAATGTTGGTGGTATCAATGTGCGTTCAAAAAAACTAAACAGAGATACTATAAAAACAGCCTCCCTTATTGAAGCTATTAAATGGAATGATGAACGAGTTAATGGAATGGATAATCTGTTTAAAGAAAAACTCAATTTGGTACGCAACGCAACTACCAAAAATGCACTTTTAGGTGATGATGTTTTAAAAACACACCAATTTAAGTTAGATACAGTTTTGGTTGAAAACGACAGAAAGCTCTACAAAATTAAAATTTTTGAAGGAGAAGAATACGTAGGCTTAAATACCAAAAACATTTACAATGAAGGTTTTCACCCTAAAGGATGGATCTACATTTATTGGGATACTTATGCCTTTAAAAAAATTGAGTATGAGCTAGTAGCGGCATCAAGCGCGCAAAAGCGTAGAAGTAAAAGTTTATTTGATACGCTTGTAAACCATAAACTGGTGTTAGATTATAAAGAATATAATGAAAAAATGTATCCTAGTTATATGTACTATGAGACACCAAAATTGGTTCAAGTAGGAAATAGGTCTTCAGATATAATAGAGGAAGATAAAGCCCAAGCAAACAAAGAAGAACAATTTTACTATACCGTTCAAGAATTGCTTTTTACTGAAATCATTCAAGACGAAGAAGCGGTTCAACAAAAACTTCAAGAAAAATGGTCTTCAGATATTTTTGTTTCAAAACCCTACAATGCTTCTTTCTGGAAAAATTATAATGTTCTGTTAGAGAGTGAAGAAGAAGATCAGCTTATTAAAGATTTAAGTAAACGAGCTTCATTATATAAACAGTAA
- the rpsU gene encoding 30S ribosomal protein S21: protein MLIIPVKDGENIDRALKRFKRKFDRTGTMRQLRKRQQFTKPSVKRRAEIQKAEYIQHLRDQEEI, encoded by the coding sequence ATGTTAATAATACCAGTAAAAGACGGCGAAAATATAGATAGAGCTTTAAAGCGTTTTAAGCGTAAGTTTGACCGCACAGGAACAATGCGTCAACTACGTAAAAGACAGCAATTCACAAAGCCATCTGTAAAGCGTAGAGCCGAAATTCAAAAAGCTGAATACATTCAGCATTTGAGAGATCAAGAAGAAATTTAA
- a CDS encoding tyrosine-type recombinase/integrase — MAFKAFTDYLSLEKKYSSHTVTAYTKDLESFSEFAKSEFDYKHIDSVNYSVIRSWIIHLVNSGISNRSVNRKISSLKTYYKFLLKTNQIEINPLAKHRALKTSKKIQVPFSEKEIKQVLQLLQDVEGFEGIRNKLIVELFYSTGMRRAELINIKLDNISETKKTIKVLGKRNKERIIPLLKPVLETIALYKNERNALPNIQDSQYLLLTNKGVKIYETLVYRVINSYFSKASQKVKKSPHILRHSFATHLLNEGADLNAVKELLGHSSLASTQVYTHNSIKKLKEVYQNAHPRNSQ; from the coding sequence ATGGCTTTTAAAGCTTTTACAGACTATCTTTCTTTAGAAAAAAAGTACTCGTCTCACACGGTAACTGCTTATACAAAAGATTTGGAGAGCTTTTCTGAATTTGCAAAATCTGAATTTGATTATAAGCATATTGATTCTGTAAATTATAGTGTGATACGAAGCTGGATTATTCATTTAGTAAATAGTGGTATCTCAAATAGAAGTGTAAATCGAAAAATTTCCTCTTTAAAAACATATTATAAATTTTTGCTCAAAACCAATCAGATAGAAATAAATCCCTTGGCTAAACATCGAGCATTAAAGACATCAAAAAAAATACAAGTTCCTTTTTCAGAAAAAGAAATAAAACAAGTCTTGCAGTTGCTTCAAGACGTTGAAGGTTTTGAAGGAATACGTAATAAGTTGATTGTAGAATTGTTTTACAGTACCGGAATGCGTCGAGCAGAATTGATAAATATCAAGTTAGATAACATTTCTGAAACAAAAAAAACAATTAAAGTTTTAGGAAAACGAAATAAAGAACGAATTATCCCTTTACTCAAACCGGTTCTTGAAACAATTGCACTATATAAGAATGAACGTAATGCTTTGCCAAACATTCAAGATAGTCAATACTTATTGCTCACAAATAAGGGCGTTAAAATATACGAAACACTTGTCTATCGGGTGATAAATTCTTATTTTAGTAAAGCGTCACAGAAGGTAAAGAAAAGTCCGCATATATTGCGTCATTCCTTTGCCACTCATCTTTTAAATGAAGGTGCAGACTTAAACGCAGTAAAAGAGTTGTTAGGGCATTCCAGTTTAGCTTCAACACAAGTTTATACACATAACAGCATAAAGAAGCTCAAAGAAGTATACCAAAACGCACACCCTCGCAACTCACAATAG
- the hpf gene encoding ribosome hibernation-promoting factor, HPF/YfiA family — protein sequence MKVNVQTPNFVADGKLIDFIEKKLSKLEQFYDRIIYADVFLKVQKTSEKENKTVEILLSIPGDDLIVKKEAKTFEEGTDVCVSALQRQLKKRKQKQRAFS from the coding sequence ATGAAAGTAAATGTGCAAACTCCAAATTTTGTTGCAGACGGAAAATTAATTGATTTTATTGAAAAGAAACTTTCCAAGTTAGAACAATTTTATGATCGAATAATTTATGCAGATGTTTTTTTAAAAGTTCAAAAAACAAGTGAAAAAGAAAATAAAACTGTAGAAATTTTATTGAGTATTCCAGGTGATGATCTGATTGTCAAGAAAGAAGCAAAAACATTTGAAGAAGGAACAGACGTTTGTGTGAGTGCTTTGCAAAGACAATTAAAGAAGCGAAAACAAAAACAAAGAGCTTTTTCTTAA